One Penicillium oxalicum strain HP7-1 chromosome III, whole genome shotgun sequence genomic region harbors:
- a CDS encoding MFS-type transporter calB, translating to MSEDSQPRLLESDPNPGDRDLKAVNSNPSDNRLNNQSDDYEPEWVEGITLVMVISGITLVVFLMLLDMSFVSTAIPKITTQFDSLGDVAWYGSAYTISSAAFQPLTGKFYNYLSSKWTFLSFFGIFEVGSLVCGVANSSKMLIIGRAVAGVGSSGMMNGALNILAGAVPIKRRPTMIGIIMGVGQLGLVGGPLVGGAFTTYSTWRWCFYMNLPVGALPKQPAREVLRSVVLRRFDFIGFVLFAPASIMLLLALQYGGNEYSWDSATVIGLICGSVATFVVFGLWERHMGIEAMIPGHLVRDKIVFFSSLLSMMIFGFTMILSYYLPIYFQSVRDKSALVSGVDLLPNILCQLVMAVVSGVLTSKLGYYLPWGVFGAILNALGNGLLSTLSPTTSVPSWAGYESLVGFGRGAISQVPMIAIQNAVKGDDVSTAMAMMTCAQTFGGAIFLAVGQVIFAQTLRQKIPEYAPSANVDEIIAAGATGFRENVSAQNLPGVLAAYAKSVDSVFYLNVALSCAQFVFAWGVGWKSVKKEKQKDSEEEKVVESA from the exons ATGAGCGAAGATAGTCAGCCACGTCTTCTGGAATCCGATCCCAACCCGGGGGACCGTGATCTGAAAGCAGTAAATTCCAATCCAAGTGACAATCGACTCAACAATCAAAGCGATGATTATGAGCCGGAATGGGTGGAGGGAATCACTctggtgatggtgatctcAGGTATCACCCTTGTCGTGTTTTTGATGCTGTTGGATATGTCGTTTGTTTCCACG GCCATACCAAAAATCACCACTCAATTTGACTCACTGGGTGACGTTGCATGGTACGGGAGTGCATATACAATCTCCAG TGCTGCCTTCCAGCCGCTGACCGGGAAATTTTACAACTACCTGTCATCAAAGTggaccttcctctctttcttcggTATATTCGAAGTGGGCTCCTTGGTTTGTGGGGTAGCAAATTCCTCCAAAATGCTCATCATCGGCCGCGCTGTGGCAGGTGTTGGATCATCGGGCATGATGAACGGGGCGTTAAATATACTGGCCGGTGCAGTGCCGATCAAAAGGAGACCAACAATGATTGGGATCATCATGGGGG TTGGTCAACTGGGCTTAGTTGGAGGGCCACTGGTTGGTGGTGCTTTTACGACTTACTCGACTTGGCGATGGT GCTTCTACATGAACCTTCCTGTCGGGGCGTTA CCAAAACAACCCGCCCGCGAGGTTCTACGTTCAGTGGTCCTTCGGAGATTCGACTTCATTGGGTTTGTGCTTTTCGCACCAGCCTCGATcatgcttcttctcgctctACAATATGGTGGGAATGAGTACTCTTGGGACAGTGCAACTGTCATTGGCTTAATCTGTGGATCGGTCGCGACTTTCGTGGTTTTTGGTTTGTGGGAACGGCATATGGGCATCGAGGCAATGATTCCGGGTCATTTAGTTCGCGATAAGATTGTCTTTTTCAGCAGTCTACTGTCGATGATGATATTTGGGTTCACGATGATTCTCTCATACTATCTGCCCATCTACTTCCAGTCTGTCCGGGACAAGTCCGCCTTGGTAAGCGGTGTCGACTTGTTGCCAAATATTCTATGCCAGCTGGTCATGGCCGTGGTATCCGGGGTGCTGA CCTCAAAGCTTGGCTACTATCTTCCCTGGGGAGTTTTTGGTGCTATTCTAAATGCCCTAGGAAACGGCCTGCTCTCCACTTTGTCGCCCACTACCTCGGTGCCCAGTTGGGCCGGCTACGAATCTTTGGTAGGATTCGGTCGAGGTGCCATCTCCCAAGTA CCCATGATTGCCATCCAGAACGCGGTCAAAGGTGATGACGTCTCAACCGCCATGGCTATGATGACCTGTGCCCAGACCTTTGGTGGGGCCATCTTCCTGGCCGTGGGGCAAGTCATATTCGCCCAGACCCTCAGGCAGAAGATCCCCGAGTACGCCCCCTCAGCGAATGTCGACGAAATAATCGCTGCCGGTGCGACCGGATTCCGCGAAAATGTGTCGGCGCAGAACTTGCCGGGCGTGTTGGCAGCGTACGCAAAGAGTGTAGACTCAGTTTTCTATTTGAATGTTGCGCTATCTTGTGCCCAGTTTGTTTTCGCATGGGGAGTTGGATGGAAGAgtgtgaagaaggagaagcaaaaggattcggaggaggagaaagtggTAGAGTCGGCGTGA
- a CDS encoding MFS transporter asaE, which yields MSETRDPRTHSESSLEKGTHPPHQDELATNSTTKDASPVITSTPKKQGAKAWLSLAAGFMGMFASFGWVNCVAIFQAEYEMNQLRDYSSSQVGWISSVLFFFMLGVSPVAGRLYDGYGPRLPIMIGCFFHVFGLMMTSLATRYYQFILSQSVCSGIGTSLIITPAMTAPTTYFHDRRALAGGVTIAGSSLGGVVFPFMVNHLLSSIGFAWTMRACAFLILVLMVITYTLISSNVTHIPKEFKLKNYLTPLRECNFLLLCLVSFFMYWGMFIPYVYMVISSIHYGMSVQMGYNLIPILNGISFFGRIVPQFWARKYGICNVFILAMIASMVIILGSWLPSRSNAAIIVFTLLFGFVSGATIGLGPMIALTISPPNEVGYRMGTAFAVAGLGALTSPPIAGELITGNGGDYVYASVFSGVAYAVSTLVMVILRVRLGGWGLTTKV from the exons ATGTCCGAAACACGCGACCCACGTACCCATAGCGAGTCCAGCCTTGAGAAGGGCACGcaccctcctcatcaagaTGAGTTGGCGACAAACTCCACGACGAAAGATGCGAGTCCAGTTATCACCTCGACCCCTAAGAAGCAAGGTGCCAAAGCCTGGTTGTCGTTAGCTGCTGGTTTTATGGGCATGTTTGCTTCCTTTGGCTGGGTCAACTGCGTTGCCATATTTCAGGCCGAATATGAGATGAACCAACTACGGGATTATTCGAGTTCCCAGGTAGGATGGATATCCTCCGTGCTCT TTTTCTTCATGCTCGGAGTGTCACCTGTAGCTGGACGACTGTATGATGGTTACGGACCGCGTCTTCCGATCATGATCGGCTGCTTTTTCCATGTCTTTGGCCTCATGATGACTAGTCTGGCAACTAGATATTATCAATTCATATTGAGTCAGTCGGTGTGTTCTGGGATCGGAACATCGTTGATTATCACTCCGGCCATGACCGCG CCGACAACTTACTTCCACGATCGCCGAGCATTGGCTGGTGGAGTCACCATTGCCGGTTCCTCTTTGGGTGGTGTCGTCTTCCCTTTCATGGTGAACCATCTGCTATCATCAATCGGGTTTGCCTGGACCATGCGTGCCTGCGCATTTCTAATTCTTGTTCTCATGGTCATCACATACACGTTGATTTCCTCAAATGTAACACACATCCCCAAGGAGTTCAAGCTCAAGAATTATCTGACCCCATTGCGGGAATGTAATTTTCTACTCTTGTGCCTCGTCAGCTTCTTTATGTATT GGGGCATGTTTATTCCTTACGTTTACATGGTGATATCCTCAATCCACTATGGCATGTCGGTCCAGATGGGATATAATCTAATTCCAATCCTGAATGGCATTAG TTTTTTCGGTCGAATCGTCCCCCAATTTTGGGCACGCAAATACGGGATTTGCAACGTCTTTATCCTCGCAATGATTGCATCCATGGTCATCATACTCGGCTCATGGCTTCCCTCACGCAGCAACGCTGCTATCATCGTTTTCACCCTCCTGTTTGGCTTTGTGTCGGGTGCGACTATTGGACTAGGGCCCATGATTGCCTTGACCATATCCCCACCCAACGAGGTCGGATATCGGATGGGCACCGCGTTTGCAGTGGCTGGTCTGGGTGCATTGACCAGTCCCCCAATTGCCGGCGAACTAATCACCGGGAACGGAGGCGACTATGTGTATGCATCTGTGTTCAGCGGAGTAGCGTATGCTGTGTCAACCCTGGTGATGGTCATACTACGTGTGCGCCTTGGAGGATGGGGCTTGACTACCAAGGTATAG
- a CDS encoding Cytochrome monooxygenase apdB: MAAITLVQQFLGFGQEQEDGGMKTRYLGAVAGSVILLISAFTLSLGRRSKDFTTDQGTRITEIPGDSRMSKFTRSRELSQQGEDAAGTEPYLLRSGPYRELVISQPDQVHDFYQHDSKRHTKPRNLNLGEQFGSFLGPCVGGEYRDHWRTIRKHFEPPFAFHSVALRAPRFRREINDWLQSKAPNPRVNELDSKIDFRFLVFKLLSLHLYEDAFDDRSYWSLLELNDLYDGIVADILNSKYPDSKLFNLFCWGPKKRLREFQVKWRDFHRLVIENARGSIHQGGWACPMEVIYRGVDPQKDLTEDAFLATMTEILFANVNISAEVFHTIFSNLASNPSIQTALRKEIQEWKSKLDFDLPKYLAKHDTLLNRVLMESMRISPAFWFSMPECTADTKKIGQYNIPAGTPVVIDTRRLNNDAVTWGTTGDVFNPDRFLKLPSQSLRCGFMRYGTGASSGRCLGKNVADAVFKLTMIEVMERFRLESASESQEKGREGDIRLISL, translated from the exons ATGGCTGCCATCACTTTAGTGCAGCAGTTCCTGGGCTTTGGGCAGGAACAGGAGGATGGTGGAATGAAGACTCGATATTTGGGCGCTGTGGCTGGCTCCGTGATTCTCTTAATCAGTGCATTCACCCTCAGCCTCGGGAGACGATCGAAAGATTTTACCACCGACCAAGGCACGCGCATCACAGAGATTCCTGGTGACTCGCGCATGTCCAAATTTACTCGCAG TCGGGAATTATCccaacaaggagaagatgccGCCGGCACTGAGCCCTATCTCCTTCGAAGTGGCCCTTATAGGGAGCTAGTCATTAGTCAGCCTGACCAGGTCCATGATTTTTACCAGCATGACAGCAAAAGACACACAAAGCCTCGCAATTTGAACTTAGGTGAGCAGTTTGGGAGTTTTCTGGGTCCCTGTGTTGGGGGCGAATATCGTGACCATTGGCGAACGATCCGCAAACACTTCGAACCTCCATTTGCCTTCCACTCAGTCGCCCTGCGCGCTCCTAGGTTCAGACGAGAGATAAACGACTGGCTGCAGAGCAAAGCTCCCAACCCCCGGGTCAACGAACTGGACAGTAAGATTGACTTTAGATTTCTGGTCTTCAAGCTGCTATCACTGCATCTGTATGAAGATGCCTTTGACGATCGA TCCTACTGGAGCCTACTTGAGCTGAATGACCTATATGATGGGATCGTTGCAGACATCCTGAACAGCAAATATCCCGACTCGAAGCTGTTCAATTTGTTTTGCTGGGGCCCCAAGAAACGGCTTCGGGAATTCCAGGTCAAATGGAGGGACTTTCATCGCTTGGTCATTGAAAACGCGCGTGGT TCCATCCATCAGGGAGGCTGGGCGTGTCCCATGGAGGTGATCTACCGTGGAGTCGATCCACAGAAGGATCTTACCGAAGACGCG tttCTGGCGACAATGACGGAGATTCTGTTCGCCAACGTCAATATAAGTGCCGAAGTCTTTcacaccatcttctccaaccTAGCAAGTAACCCCTCGATCCAGACCGCACTGCGCAAAGAGATCCAGGAGTGGAAGTCTAAGCTTGATTTTGACTTGCCCAAATATCTGGCGAAACATGATACCCTGCTGAACCGCGTTCTGATGGAAAGCATGCGTATCTCTCCAGCCTTTT GGTTCTCAATGCCTGAATGCACCGCGGATACGAAGAAGATTGGCCAATATAATATCCCTGCCGGCACTCCCGTGGTTATTGACACCCGCCGACTGAATAACGACGCCGTGACCTGGGGTACAACAGGCGACGTTTTCAATCCAGATAGATTTCTTAAGCTTCCGAGCCAGAGTCTACGTTGTGGCTTCATGAGATATGGTACAGGGGCATCATCGGGACGGTGCTTGGGGAAGAATGTGGCCGATGCAGTGTTCAAATTGACGATGATAGAGGTGATGGAACGGTTTCGCTTGGAGAGCGCGAGTGAGAGTCAGGAAAAAGGCCGAGAGGGGGATATTAGGTTGATTTCTCTCTAG
- a CDS encoding Trans-enoyl reductase lepG, translating into MGELPTSQQALKVASSGRVVLEIGHPLPELGADEVLVRVACVALNPYDAKSVDMSPSPGATAGLDFAGEIVALGEAVNSSARLVAGKRVCGFVFGNNPDRRDNGAFAEYVAVPASLVLCIPDSMTFLEAATLPCGLATTGAALYNSHHLGLPLLGPGSEVNSSNKSSTYVLVSGFIPITTSSPHNFNRLQQLGAEATFDYHSPTCGSDLRDYTHNRLAFAIDCISSTDSMQICYEAIGTAGGRYVSLDPFPLNKHTRRSIRPVWLFSFTIFGSAIKWDTPYNFPARPDDRESAERWYAEIEAILATGELVTHPFQEETGGLSSVIDGIGAVRNGQITGYKLVYPIRNCAY; encoded by the exons ATGGGCGAGTTACCGACTTCTCAACAGGCTCTGAAGGTGGCCAGTAGCGGCAGAGTTGTCCTGGAGATAGGGCACCCGTTACCCGAGTTGGGCGCCGACGAAGTATTAGTGCGGGTAGCTTGTGTCGCATTGAATCCCTATGATGCCAAATCAGTCGACATGTCGCCTAGCCCCGGCGCAACAGCAGGACTCGATTTTGCCGGCGAAATTGTTGCCCTGGGCGAGGCCGTCAACTCCTCCGCCCGACTTGTCGCGGGAAAACGGGTGTGCGGTTTTGTATTCGGCAACAACCCAGACCGGCGCGATAATGGTGCCTTTGCTGAGTACGTCGCTGTACCCGCGTCGCTAGTTCTCTGTATCCCGGATTCCATGACGTTCTTGGAGGCAGCAACACTACCTTGTGGTCTGGCCACCACTGGGGCAGCACTTTATAATAGCCATCATCTTGGCCTGCCCTTGCTGGGACCTGGGTCCGAGGTGAACAGCTCGAACAAATCTTCAACCTACGTACTAGT GTCCGGCTTCATTCCCATTACCACAAGCTCCCCACACAACTTTAACCGCCTGCAACAGCTGGGTGCTGAGGCGACGTTCGATTACCACTCGCCCACCTGTGGCTCCGACCTGCGCGACTACACCCACAACAGACTCGCCTTTGCCATTGACTGTATCAGCTCAACTGACTCGATGCAAATTTGCTACGAGGCTATCGGGACTGCCGGTGGCAGATATGTGTCGCTGGACCCTTTCCCCTTGAACAAACACACTCGTCGCAGTATTCGGCCGGTATGGCTATTCAGCTTCACAATTTTCGGATCCGCCATTAAGTGGGATACCCCGTACAACTTCCCGGCCCGACCAGACGACCGAGAATCGGCCGAGCGGTGGTATGCGGAGATTGAGGCAATCCTGGCGACGGGTGAACTAGTCACTCATCCATTCCAGGAGGAGACTGGTGGGTTGTCCAGTGTGATCGACGGCATAGGGGCAGTGCGCAACGGACAGATAACAGGTTATAAACTAGTCTATCCGATTCGGAACTGTGCTTACTAG
- a CDS encoding Cytochrome monooxygenase apdE, with protein MLVQYQNLPVQNIPALLLSCGFLAILFRSLVLRVRYYRKAQAWGCKPVPSRFQWDPFWGLDLVWSQWKALRGHYYIPWLSDLHKGQPKTFQITFQGARVIHTIEPENLKCLTAINWKDFGISPLRRGKKAGHPFADRGVNSVDGEDWVFSRSLIKPFFMREVYANTERLLPHPDHLLRIMPPDGETFNIQPYLQRWFLDVTTQFIFGAPMDALTHPERARVTWAMLDVLRGTRLRLQLYRVMHLIDWSWWLRAIKIIHEFMDERIDRVYADIAQHQKRIQAGEDVGPERLDLLWHMALGCPDHVELRSQLSLLFVPNNDTTSILTANVIWHLARNSKAWGKVRAEVLAHGDAPLTFEALRGMKYLQASINETHRLNPNNVTQVRMCVNDTTLPLGGGTDGRSPILIRKGDIVQVTKTVMQKDPLYWGEDPDVYRPERFEEKTHFWEFVPFGGGPRRCPAHMMVQTESAYLIARLAQVYSRIEPRDENPFISAMRIGPSNKTGVLVALHK; from the exons ATGCTGGTGCAGTATCAGAATCTTCCTGTGCAAAACATTCCGGCTCTACTGCTTTCTTGTGGCTTCCTTGCAATCCTCTTTCGATCTCTCGTCTTACGTGTGCGGTACTACCGCAAAGCCCAGGCTTGGGGATGTAAGCCGGTCCCCTCACGGTTTCAGTGGGATCCCTTCTGGGGCCTTGATCTAGTATGGTCTCAGTGGAAAGCCCTGCGTGGTCACTACTACATTCCATGGCTCAGTGATCTACACAAGGGCCAGCCGAAGACCTTTCAGATCACCTTCCAGGGAGCACGTGTGATTCATACGATCGAGCCGGAGAATCTCAAATGCCTAACGGCTATCAACTGGAAGGACTTTGGCATCAGCCCTCTCCGTCGGGGTAAAAAAGCGGGCCATCCCTTTGCTGACCGTGGTGTCAATTCGGTCGATGGCGAAGACTGGGTGTTTAGTCGTTCACTGATCAAACCATTCTTTATGCGTGAAGTCTATGCGAATACCGAGCGACTTCTTCCACACCCTGATCATCTATTGCGGATTATGCCTCCAGACGGAGAGACGTTTAACATTCAACCATACCTTCAGCGATGG TTCCTTGATGTCACCACCCAATTTATCTTTGGAGCTCCGATGGATGCTTTAACACACCCTGAGCGGGCCCGTGTCACCTGGGCCATGCTGGACGTGTTGCGTGGCACTCGTCTCCGGCTACAGCTGTACAGGGTCATGCACTTGATTGATTGGTCATGGTGGTTACGGGCTATTAAGATCATACATGAGTTCATGGACGAGCGGATAGACCGTGTTTACGCGGATATTGCACAACATCAGAAACGCATACAAGCCGGCGAAGACGTTGGACCCGAAAGACTTGACCTACTGTGGCATATGGCACTTGGTTGTCCAGATCACGTGGAGCTTCGTTCACAGTTATCCCTCCTGTTCGTGCCCAACAACGATACCACCTCCATCCTTACTGCCAATGTCATCTGGCACTTGGCGCGCAATTCCAAGGCCTGGGGAAAGGTTCGCGCCGAGGTCCTAGCCCACGGAGATGCCCCATTGACCTTCGAGGCACTCCGGGGCATGAAGTATTTGCAGGCCAGCATCAACGAGACCCATCGGCTCAACCCAAACAACGTTACCCAGGTGCGTATGTGCGTTAACGACACTACGCTACCTTTAGGTGGTGGCACGGACGGTCGGTCCCCGATCCTTATCCGGAAGGGCGATATAGTCCAGGTTACCAAAACTGTCATGCAAAAGGATCCGCTATACTGGGGTGAAGACCCCGATGTTTACCGGCCTGAACGCTTTGAGGAGAAGACCCACTTTTGGGAATTTGTTCCTTTTGGCGGTGGTCCGCGCCGTTGTCCGGCGCACATGATGGTCCAGACGGAGTCCGCATACCTGATAGCACGTCTGGCCCAGGTATACAGCCGGATTGAGCCCCGCGATGAGAATCCGTTCATATCCGCCATGCGGATTGGGCCATCAAATAAGACAGGTGTCCTTGTTGCGCTGCACAAGTAG